A genomic stretch from Hydrogenispora ethanolica includes:
- a CDS encoding TetR/AcrR family transcriptional regulator: MMDEDKAKSLIIDGASELFFKFGFSNTTTQQIAEELEISKKTIYKYFPSKESLLEAVLEREHLEMEAQLSQLVNQDDLDFLEKTRQLSELLVFGNSKFGPQFVKELQRYKFSNWSYHCHAHHRLLVYFEKLLHQGIEQGFIREETNLPVVLLIIDCLQGHLNFDKLSQMDMSLNQAIDEIIQVIMNGIITDTGRERLAKAGRL, from the coding sequence ATGATGGATGAGGATAAAGCGAAGTCGCTGATCATCGATGGGGCGAGCGAGTTATTTTTCAAGTTCGGCTTCTCCAACACCACCACCCAGCAGATCGCCGAGGAACTGGAGATCAGCAAAAAAACCATCTATAAATACTTCCCGAGCAAAGAAAGCCTGCTCGAGGCGGTGCTGGAACGGGAGCACCTGGAGATGGAGGCGCAGCTGTCCCAGTTGGTCAACCAGGACGACCTTGATTTTCTGGAGAAGACCCGGCAGCTCTCGGAACTGCTGGTCTTCGGCAACTCTAAGTTCGGCCCGCAGTTTGTGAAGGAATTGCAGCGGTATAAGTTCAGCAATTGGTCGTATCATTGCCATGCCCACCACCGTTTGCTGGTCTATTTTGAAAAACTGCTGCATCAAGGGATTGAACAGGGCTTCATCCGCGAGGAAACCAACTTGCCGGTGGTACTCCTCATCATCGATTGCCTGCAGGGCCACTTGAACTTCGATAAGCTCTCCCAGATGGATATGTCGTTGAATCAAGCAATTGATGAGATTATCCAGGTGATCATGAACGGCATCATCACCGACACGGGCCGGGAAAGACTGGCCAAGGCGGGCCGGCTGTAA